The following proteins come from a genomic window of Gimesia chilikensis:
- a CDS encoding Gfo/Idh/MocA family protein, producing the protein MNLTPEQEQIGKDNFNEAVSFTRRDFITTAAAATTGLGAAYFGYEKLKGKPVKVGFIGTGDEGSVLITQHPPEYMEIVAIADLRPSNRKKAMHGHGNEHRVGLINKLGDEKAAKIKQFDDHKKLIAAKDQLGLEAVVIAVPLSQHAPIAMAALDAGLHVLSEKLMAHNITECKELIKKAREKNLLLAVGHQRHYSVLYDNANQLVKTGLLGDIRHIRAQWHRNNSFPGRDSWRKGVPKEDKAALEKVVQEYGYDNMDELINWRLYNKTGGGLMAELGSHQLDACSIFLGKVHPLAVQGYGGKNFYGVKGIGSKDKQEDDREIDDHVYVTFEFPGPHYDPETNPRDICIVTYSSINTNRWEPYGETVLGSRGTLIMKTEKEALLFKEASPSTGGGGPDQRLWVIKSSDGSGPVLDAYETTAPSAAASDTTKAMGDKISRGYTEEMEHFCHCIRTDNHKGPLEGGLKCNGTVAMADAIMALTANLAMKHKVRIEFKPEWFDPDNPATPEADFADKTA; encoded by the coding sequence ATGAATTTGACACCTGAACAGGAACAGATCGGTAAAGACAACTTCAACGAAGCAGTTTCGTTTACTCGACGTGATTTCATCACGACCGCTGCTGCAGCGACAACTGGCTTGGGAGCCGCCTACTTCGGCTATGAGAAGCTCAAAGGTAAGCCGGTAAAAGTTGGTTTTATCGGCACCGGTGATGAAGGCAGCGTGCTTATCACACAGCACCCGCCCGAATACATGGAGATCGTGGCGATTGCCGATTTGCGGCCTTCCAACCGCAAGAAAGCAATGCACGGTCACGGCAACGAACACCGCGTCGGCCTGATCAACAAACTGGGTGATGAAAAAGCAGCCAAGATCAAACAGTTTGATGACCATAAAAAACTGATCGCCGCCAAGGACCAACTGGGTCTGGAAGCAGTCGTCATCGCTGTTCCCCTGAGCCAGCATGCTCCGATCGCCATGGCAGCCCTGGATGCAGGACTGCATGTGCTCTCAGAAAAACTGATGGCTCACAACATCACCGAGTGTAAAGAGCTTATCAAAAAAGCCCGCGAGAAAAACCTGCTGCTGGCTGTAGGTCACCAGCGTCATTACAGCGTTCTGTACGATAACGCCAACCAGCTGGTCAAAACCGGTCTGCTGGGTGATATTCGTCACATCCGCGCTCAATGGCACCGCAACAACAGCTTCCCCGGTCGTGACAGCTGGCGGAAAGGTGTCCCCAAAGAGGACAAAGCAGCCCTGGAGAAAGTAGTCCAGGAATACGGCTACGACAATATGGACGAGCTCATCAACTGGCGTCTGTACAACAAAACCGGTGGCGGTCTGATGGCAGAGCTAGGTAGTCACCAATTGGACGCTTGCAGTATCTTCCTGGGTAAAGTTCATCCGCTGGCCGTTCAGGGTTACGGCGGGAAAAACTTCTACGGTGTCAAAGGCATCGGATCCAAGGACAAACAGGAAGATGATCGCGAGATCGACGATCACGTCTACGTGACCTTCGAATTCCCAGGTCCTCACTACGATCCGGAAACGAATCCGCGTGACATCTGCATCGTGACTTACTCCTCGATCAACACCAACCGCTGGGAACCTTACGGTGAAACCGTCCTCGGTAGCCGGGGAACCCTGATCATGAAAACCGAAAAAGAAGCCCTGCTCTTCAAAGAAGCCAGTCCTTCTACCGGTGGCGGTGGTCCTGATCAGCGTTTGTGGGTCATCAAGTCCAGCGATGGAAGTGGCCCGGTTCTGGATGCATACGAAACGACAGCACCTTCCGCTGCCGCTTCAGATACGACCAAAGCCATGGGTGACAAGATCAGCCGCGGTTATACAGAAGAGATGGAACACTTCTGCCACTGTATTCGTACCGACAACCACAAAGGTCCTCTCGAAGGCGGCCTGAAGTGTAACGGTACGGTCGCGATGGCAGATGCGATTATGGCACTCACAGCCAACCTGGCCATGAAGCACAAAGTCCGCATCGAGTTCAAACCGGAATGGTTCGATCCCGATAACCCGGCCACACCGGAAGCCGACTTTGCAGATAAAACTGCCTGA
- a CDS encoding MFS transporter, with amino-acid sequence MSEGRKAGLFLIFVTVFIDLLGFGIVLPLLPRYGEHFEAGGTTLGLLMASFSAMQFLFAPIWGRLSDRVGRRPILILGLVGSTFFYGLFGFATSLGNTGTFLGIGALTWLFITRIGAGIAGATIPTAQAYIADITGPKERGKGMALIGAAFGIGFTFGPLIGAAFVSAEAGATPSAAPGYVASVLSGIAALLSIFKLPESLQQKTTESLTRRHHWFDIASFRHALSKPRIGLILLTIFLTTFAFAQFESTLSLLTQELGFAARSNFFIFAYIGLILTLSQGILVRRLIPKLGEFRMGLIGIVLMVIGLLLIGVAGNSGSYPLLYAVLPISVIGFSATTPSLQSLLSLNTSEDEQGGILGVGQSISALARILGPLAGIILFKGTSNGLVAGSITAPYWAGAGIMVLGLLLMSGLKSGNSESNVSTQVET; translated from the coding sequence GTGTCGGAAGGACGCAAGGCAGGCCTGTTTCTCATCTTCGTAACTGTTTTTATTGATCTGCTCGGTTTTGGAATCGTACTCCCCCTGCTCCCGCGATATGGAGAGCATTTTGAAGCAGGCGGTACCACGCTCGGACTGTTAATGGCATCCTTTTCCGCCATGCAGTTTCTGTTCGCTCCGATCTGGGGACGCCTGTCCGACCGTGTAGGACGCCGGCCGATTTTGATTCTGGGACTCGTGGGCTCCACCTTCTTCTACGGCCTGTTTGGTTTCGCGACCTCACTGGGTAATACAGGAACATTTCTGGGGATCGGCGCATTAACCTGGCTGTTTATTACACGGATCGGAGCCGGCATCGCCGGAGCCACGATTCCGACAGCACAAGCATACATCGCCGACATTACCGGTCCCAAAGAGCGCGGTAAAGGCATGGCCCTGATCGGTGCCGCCTTCGGTATCGGATTTACGTTCGGTCCACTCATCGGTGCTGCTTTTGTTTCTGCAGAAGCGGGAGCGACTCCCAGCGCTGCTCCCGGCTATGTGGCCAGCGTGCTCTCTGGCATCGCTGCCCTGCTGTCCATTTTCAAATTACCGGAATCACTCCAGCAGAAAACGACAGAGTCACTTACTCGTCGCCACCACTGGTTTGATATCGCCAGCTTCAGGCATGCGCTCTCAAAACCACGGATCGGCCTGATCCTGTTGACCATCTTTTTAACCACCTTCGCCTTTGCCCAGTTCGAATCCACCCTCTCACTGCTCACGCAGGAACTCGGATTCGCTGCCCGCAGCAACTTCTTCATCTTTGCTTACATTGGTCTGATCCTGACGCTCAGCCAGGGCATTCTTGTGCGACGGCTGATCCCCAAGCTGGGAGAATTTCGCATGGGGCTCATCGGAATCGTCTTAATGGTGATTGGGCTGTTATTAATCGGAGTCGCCGGAAATTCCGGTTCCTACCCTCTGCTCTACGCGGTTCTCCCCATCTCAGTGATCGGCTTTTCCGCCACCACCCCTTCCCTGCAGTCTCTGCTTTCGCTGAATACTTCAGAGGATGAACAGGGAGGAATTCTAGGAGTCGGCCAGAGTATCTCAGCTCTCGCACGAATCCTGGGACCGCTAGCCGGGATCATTCTGTTCAAGGGGACCAGTAATGGACTGGTTGCCGGCAGCATCACCGCTCCCTACTGGGCGGGAGCAGGGATCATGGTATTGGGACTGCTGTTGATGAGCGGTCTTAAATCAGGCAATTCAGAATCGAATGTTTCTACACAAGTCGAAACTTAA
- a CDS encoding DUF1573 domain-containing protein encodes MLNRILQSKWTRRSLLTLATLPFVLSSIAYWNGSTVQKSMAGAPRPALAFETFLVDRGMIKETERVVGARFRFKNLSDQTVTVKELIPSCGCLQPHLEKRVYEPHESGEFILKMETAGESPGQKELFVDFKYEDTMERVARLTFKVELPIRRLVVKPKALVIYQFTPGRTVHPVTVSDYRGGKDFEITSVKSTSKYAKVELGALENNDGLRQQKVDVIVEDLVPPGKHDGLVVIKTNDTDFPELYVPLIIQGPDQKTVLRPEVASPQAN; translated from the coding sequence ATGCTCAATCGAATCTTACAGTCAAAATGGACCAGACGCAGCTTACTTACTCTGGCTACTTTACCATTCGTCCTTTCCAGTATTGCTTACTGGAATGGTTCTACCGTGCAGAAATCGATGGCAGGAGCTCCTCGCCCTGCCTTGGCATTTGAAACATTTCTTGTCGACCGAGGAATGATCAAAGAGACCGAACGTGTCGTCGGTGCCCGATTTCGCTTCAAAAATCTGAGCGATCAGACCGTCACCGTCAAAGAACTCATCCCCAGCTGTGGCTGTCTGCAACCTCATCTGGAGAAACGGGTCTATGAACCTCATGAATCAGGCGAGTTCATCCTGAAAATGGAAACGGCGGGCGAATCTCCCGGACAGAAGGAGCTCTTCGTCGACTTCAAATACGAAGATACGATGGAACGCGTGGCCCGCCTGACATTCAAAGTGGAACTCCCCATCCGCAGACTGGTTGTTAAACCGAAAGCACTGGTGATCTACCAGTTCACCCCCGGACGCACTGTCCACCCCGTGACAGTCTCCGATTATCGTGGCGGTAAAGATTTTGAAATCACCAGCGTCAAAAGCACATCCAAATATGCCAAGGTGGAACTCGGTGCACTGGAAAACAACGATGGTCTCCGACAGCAAAAAGTGGATGTGATCGTAGAAGATCTTGTGCCGCCGGGAAAACATGACGGCCTGGTTGTGATTAAAACCAACGACACCGATTTCCCGGAACTCTATGTGCCCCTTATTATCCAGGGCCCCGATCAGAAAACCGTTCTCAGGCCCGAAGTCGCTTCGCCTCAGGCCAATTGA